From a single Sorghum bicolor cultivar BTx623 chromosome 5, Sorghum_bicolor_NCBIv3, whole genome shotgun sequence genomic region:
- the LOC8083111 gene encoding uncharacterized protein LOC8083111, translating into MASKTTQPAPKPIAGYYHTVDPNYGSSQEGSSNNHVFVPSQSTASNDGSQFPLDFLPSGTDGGGWEIADSRGSLLLLYRGVKLPNIFDAAKGANPGLVVCEPMTRQYKEVPCSPEDDLKGHKCLGLFLLHGDKTRRFCGGGIDISLSNFKVMAALLRPHCFSSGHGVPVACMFSRSSVSSVFSMEREVKGAWRSSVFSIGSDWHIVKRAWGVQGIDVPSTIESFYLAGRACGSLYWGIEGTAGVALVLDEDTAGFSTAVLPEATLGSHGRCSFRVIGGGDGVMHVVRVIDNDLLKVYTRIHGGDDKWVVERLVRLREATGELPGREDGYFQGEAVIVDAHDTYVLLTPREKTWLFSVVLETMEVDRGHERNKYAGPGYPWELPLPVRKPWSPISRLFSCIEI; encoded by the coding sequence ATGGCATCTAAAACTACCCAGCCGGCACCAAAGCCGATCGCAGGCTACTACCACACCGTCGACCCTAACTATGGATCGTCGCAGGAAGGTAGTAGCAATAATCACGTCTTCGTCCCATCGCAATCGACTGCCAGCAACGACGGCAGCCAATTTCCCCTCGATTTTCTCCCCAGCGGCACCGATGGCGGTGGCTGGGAGATCGCGGACAGCCGTGGCAGCCTCCTACTCCTCTACCGCGGCGTCAAGCTCCCCAACATCTTCGACGCCGCCAAGGGTGCGAACCCAGGACTCGTCGTGTGCGAGCCGATGACACGGCAATACAAGGAGGTCCCCTGCAGTCCTGAAGACGACCTCAAAGGGCACAAGTGCCTGGGCCTGTTCTTGCTCCATGGCGACAAAACCAGACGATTTTGCGGCGGCGGCATCGACATCAGCTTGTCCAACTTCAAAGTCATGGCCGCGCTGCTCCGGCCGCACTGCTTCAGCTCCGGCCATGGCGTGCCAGTGGCCTGCATGTTCTCCAGGAGTAGCGTCTCCTCCGTGTTTTCCATGGAGCGCGAGGTGAAGGGCGCATGGAGGAGCAGCGTCTTCTCCATTGGAAGCGACTGGCACATCGTGAAGAGGGCCTGGGGCGTCCAGGGGATCGACGTTCCCAGCACGATCGAGTCCTTCTACTTGGCCGGCCGTGCGTGCGGCTCCCTCTACTGGGGCATCGAAGGCACCGCCGGCGTGGCGCTCGTTCTCGACGAGGACACCGCGGGGTTCTCGACGGCCGTGCTCCCGGAGGCCACGCTCGGATCGCACGGAAGATGCAGCTTCCGGGtcatcggcggcggcgacggcgtgaTGCACGTCGTCCGCGTGATTGACAACGACCTCCTCAAGGTCTACACTCGGATCCATGGCGGTGATGACAAGTGGGTGGTGGAGCGTCTGGTGCGGCTGCGGGAGGCCACCGGCGAGCTGCCGGGCCGCGAGGACGGCTATTTCCAGGGTGAGGCTGTTATTGTGGATGCGCACGACACGTACGTGCTCTTGACGCCACGGGAGAAGACGTGGCTCTTCTCCGTCGTGCTCGAGACCATGGAGGTCGACCGTGGACATGAGAGAAACAAGTACGCCGGGCCAGGGTACCCATGGGAGCTGCCACTGCCAGTGCGAAAGCCATGGTCGCCAATCTCCCGACTCTTCTCTTGCATTGAGATCTAG
- the LOC8055026 gene encoding uncharacterized protein LOC8055026 isoform X2, whose product MKKKATARRQRIPAFGEWNYAYVGAGDWPVTQYFDSAMQAGRLVMAIPPPSPPKPAANKWRESSGTLELEDEDEDEDEKQRQQHVVAVGHGGAVKKQGKQQQQQQSPVAHAYSKACRRVGAAAAVVKAMDQDLYHIPPDMLCHEPRKRVTRRSLWMGCLGLDCVA is encoded by the exons ATGAAG aagaaGGCGACGGCGAGGCGGCAGCGCATCCCGGCGTTTGGGGAGTGGAACTACGCCTACGTCGGCGCCGGCGACTGGCCGGTCACCCAGTACTTCGACTCCGCCATGCAGGCCGGACGACTCGTCATGGCGATaccaccgccgtcgccgcccAAGCCTGCAGCCAACAAG TGGAGGGAAAGTAGTGGCACACTTGAGctggaggacgaggacgaggacgaggacgagaaGCAGCGGCAGCAGCATGTGGTGGCAGTGGGGCACGGTGGCGCGGTGAAGAAGCAggggaagcagcagcagcagcagcagagcccGGTGGCCCACGCCTACAGCAAGGCATGCCGGCGGGTAGGGGCGGCCGCGGCGGTGGTGAAGGCCATGGACCAGGACCTCTACCACATCCCGCCCGACATGCTCTGCCATGAGCCCAGG AAACGGGTGACGAGGAGGAGCCTGTGGATGGGCTGCCTGGGTCTCGACTGCGTGGCCTAG
- the LOC8055026 gene encoding uncharacterized protein LOC8055026 isoform X1, whose protein sequence is MKKKATARRQRIPAFGEWNYAYVGAGDWPVTQYFDSAMQAGRLVMAIPPPSPPKPAANKVVKWRESSGTLELEDEDEDEDEKQRQQHVVAVGHGGAVKKQGKQQQQQQSPVAHAYSKACRRVGAAAAVVKAMDQDLYHIPPDMLCHEPRKRVTRRSLWMGCLGLDCVA, encoded by the exons ATGAAG aagaaGGCGACGGCGAGGCGGCAGCGCATCCCGGCGTTTGGGGAGTGGAACTACGCCTACGTCGGCGCCGGCGACTGGCCGGTCACCCAGTACTTCGACTCCGCCATGCAGGCCGGACGACTCGTCATGGCGATaccaccgccgtcgccgcccAAGCCTGCAGCCAACAAG GTGGTGAAGTGGAGGGAAAGTAGTGGCACACTTGAGctggaggacgaggacgaggacgaggacgagaaGCAGCGGCAGCAGCATGTGGTGGCAGTGGGGCACGGTGGCGCGGTGAAGAAGCAggggaagcagcagcagcagcagcagagcccGGTGGCCCACGCCTACAGCAAGGCATGCCGGCGGGTAGGGGCGGCCGCGGCGGTGGTGAAGGCCATGGACCAGGACCTCTACCACATCCCGCCCGACATGCTCTGCCATGAGCCCAGG AAACGGGTGACGAGGAGGAGCCTGTGGATGGGCTGCCTGGGTCTCGACTGCGTGGCCTAG